A region of the Prochlorothrix hollandica PCC 9006 = CALU 1027 genome:
AGTGTCAGAGCGTCAATGCGGCTGAGGAGACCTTGCACCGACTGCTCTGGGCTAATGCCCTGGGGGATAAAATGGGTCATGGGGGTGCGCACGAGACCGGGGTGTAAAATGGCCACGGCAATGCCCTGGGGGTGCAAATCGTAGGCCAGGGACTTACCGGCCATGGATAGGGCCACCTTAGACAGACGATAGCCATAGGAACCACCGGAGGTATTGTCGGCAATGGAACCCATGCGACTGGTGATTAGGGCGATTTTGCTGCCCCTAGAGAGCTGGGGCAACAGGCCATGGGTCAGGCGCAGTGCCCCCAGGGTATTGACTTCAAACTGCTGTCGGATGCTGTCAAAGTTCAGGTCATCTAAGGTGACCCGCTGCATCATCCCGGCATTATTAATCAGCACATCTATGGGTAAGCCGTGGAGGCGATCGATAAACCGGGCGACGGAACCGTCATTGGTAATGTCCACATCGGTTTCCACTCGAACCCCCAGGGCTTCTAGATCTGCTGAAGCGTTGCGGCAGGTGGCAATGACGGTGTCGCCCCGCTGCTGGAGTTGGCGGCAAAATTCGAGACCGATGCCGCTTTTGCTGCCTGTGATTACAGAAGTCGCCATGGTTAAGTCGATCGGGGTAATAAAGAGAACGAACTAAAGAGAACGGGTATTAGTAGCGACTTCAGTCGCTCAGGTTTGTAGTAAGTAGGCTGGGTAAAATAAACAGGGTTAGAAGTGGCTGAAACCCTCACTCCTGGTAACTATTCAGGGGGGGACGAAGTTAGTAGGGTTTCAGCTTGGAATAATTGACTTCGGGTAGGGGTCGCGCCCCCGTGCCGACCCTCTTGGCGACCCCCAACCGGGGCAACCACGGGGGGATTGCCCCTACCAAAATCGGTGAACCCACCCCAGTGAAATGGACCCTCTCAAATCGCCTAAGGTCTGTCGTAGAGCCTGAAACCCTCATTCTCCTGTGGACCCCTGAATAATTACCATCTTTTGTCAGTCAATCAGTCCTCACTCTGTTGTCATTTCTACCTTGGATTAATTATCCTGACCTACTTAGGGACTTCGGTCGCTCTGGTTCATAGCTTCCTGGAGGGGAACGACTGAAGTCGTTATTACGAACGAGGAGGAACCGCTCAAGTTCAGGGTTTGTAGTAGGGACTTCAGTCGCTCAGGTTTGTAGCTTGCTGGAGGGGAACGACTGAAGTCTTTATTACGAACGAGGATGGTTACGCCTATTTCAAGGTGTTGAAGGGGTGTTGAAGTAAGGTGTTCATGGCCCAGTCTAAGGTGTATGGAGGTTGGGCCGAGGTGGGGCGTAGGTTGACCAGTAGAATAGACCGAGACCGATCGATTCCCTGTTTGCCGATCGTTCCCGCGATCGATCCCTGAAGAGAGAACCGGCATGAACCAATTTGCCAGCGCCTTTACCCTGTTTATGAGCCTCCTGGTGGAAGCCTTTCCCTTTTTGCTCATCGGGGTCTTCTTTTCCAGTGCGCTGCTGTTTTTCGTCGATGAGCGTCGCCTAGCCCGCATCATGCCCAAAAATCCCTTTTTGGGGGCCATCACCGGTAGTCTCTTTGGCTTCCTGTTTCCCGCCTGTGAGTGTGGCAATGTGCCCGTGGCGCGGCGGCTGTTGATGCAGGGGGTGCCCTCCCCCGTGGCCATTGGCTTTCTGCTGGCGGCTCCCACTGTCAATCCCATTGTGGTCTGGGCCACCTGGACCGCCTTTCGCGATCAGCCGGAAATTGTGGTCTTGCGGGTGGTTTGTTCCTTGATCATTGCCATTACCTTGGCCTGTGTGTTCAGTGTCCAAACCGATGTCCGTGGCCTGTTGCAACCCAGTGTGGCCCAAGCCATTCCCCAGCCGGTGTCGGGGGATGCAGGCATCACCTTGCTCCAGGGCGGCACCTTTATGCTGGGCAGCGCCGTGCCCTTTGAAACCACCGCCTACCAGTCCCTGTTGGCGGCGGATCCTGTCTTGCCCTCCGGTACCCTCGATCGCCTGCGCCTCTTCCTCGACAACACCTTTCAGGAACTGCGGGATTTGGGGGGGGTGTTGGTGTTGGGTAGTGCCATTGCTGCTTGTATTCAGGTGTTTGTGCCCCGTGAACTGATCCTGAACCTGGGCCAAGATGCCGTGACCTCCGTGGTGGCCATGATGACCCTGGCGGCGGTCGTGTCCATTTGTTCGACGGTGGATTCCTTCTTCGCCCTGTCCTTCGCGGGGACCTTCACCAGTGGCTCCCTCTTGGCTTTTTTGGTC
Encoded here:
- a CDS encoding SDR family oxidoreductase, producing the protein MATSVITGSKSGIGLEFCRQLQQRGDTVIATCRNASADLEALGVRVETDVDITNDGSVARFIDRLHGLPIDVLINNAGMMQRVTLDDLNFDSIRQQFEVNTLGALRLTHGLLPQLSRGSKIALITSRMGSIADNTSGGSYGYRLSKVALSMAGKSLAYDLHPQGIAVAILHPGLVRTPMTHFIPQGISPEQSVQGLLSRIDALTLDTSGTFWHANGEVLPW
- a CDS encoding permease is translated as MNQFASAFTLFMSLLVEAFPFLLIGVFFSSALLFFVDERRLARIMPKNPFLGAITGSLFGFLFPACECGNVPVARRLLMQGVPSPVAIGFLLAAPTVNPIVVWATWTAFRDQPEIVVLRVVCSLIIAITLACVFSVQTDVRGLLQPSVAQAIPQPVSGDAGITLLQGGTFMLGSAVPFETTAYQSLLAADPVLPSGTLDRLRLFLDNTFQELRDLGGVLVLGSAIAACIQVFVPRELILNLGQDAVTSVVAMMTLAAVVSICSTVDSFFALSFAGTFTSGSLLAFLVYGPMIDLKAIGMLLSVFKPRVIFYMFILISQLTFLAALVVNFNWS